A stretch of the Desulforamulus ferrireducens genome encodes the following:
- a CDS encoding GTP pyrophosphokinase, whose translation MKKDLDEKIMKEWAGFLLAYKFALDEVRTKLNILNEELQIIHDYNPIEHIKTRIKKPDSIINKLKSKQLAVTFENARQYVRDIAGVRVVCSFTTDIYEVLEMICSQDDVEVLEIKDYVKNPKPNGYKSLHAIIRIPVFLSGGALPVTVEIQIRTIAMDFWASLEHKIYYKYNKGIPSPIQTRLKEAADIVSALDSKMLALKNEIT comes from the coding sequence ATGAAAAAAGACCTTGATGAAAAAATCATGAAGGAATGGGCCGGGTTTTTACTGGCCTACAAGTTTGCCTTGGATGAAGTAAGGACCAAACTTAATATCTTAAACGAGGAATTGCAAATTATCCATGACTACAATCCCATTGAACATATAAAAACCAGAATAAAAAAGCCAGATAGTATTATCAATAAATTAAAGAGTAAACAACTGGCTGTAACATTTGAAAATGCTCGTCAGTATGTAAGAGATATCGCCGGTGTACGGGTTGTTTGCTCATTTACAACGGATATCTACGAAGTCTTGGAGATGATTTGTAGCCAGGATGATGTTGAGGTTTTGGAAATCAAAGATTATGTCAAGAATCCAAAACCCAATGGCTATAAAAGTCTTCACGCAATTATTCGCATCCCGGTATTTTTATCCGGTGGTGCGCTACCTGTGACCGTGGAAATTCAGATCCGTACCATTGCCATGGATTTTTGGGCCAGTTTGGAGCACAAAATTTATTATAAGTATAATAAGGGCATACCCTCCCCCATTCAAACCCGTCTTAAAGAAGCTGCAGATATTGTGTCAGCGTTAGATTCCAAAATGTTGGCGCTGAAAAACGAAATTACCTAA
- a CDS encoding DUF5362 family protein — translation MVGILNIIFGAFSAICGVFAFIIGAIPGIIMIVLGVKLRNAKKYADEMLAEEESEGKINLILMNLNSYFMIQGILLIIALVFCALGMLGCFWAGFALFSQIPF, via the coding sequence TTGGTAGGCATTCTTAATATTATTTTTGGCGCTTTTTCTGCCATCTGCGGTGTGTTTGCCTTTATCATCGGAGCCATTCCGGGTATTATTATGATTGTTCTTGGTGTTAAATTGAGGAATGCCAAAAAGTATGCTGATGAAATGCTAGCCGAGGAAGAAAGTGAAGGTAAAATTAACCTGATCTTGATGAACTTAAACTCTTATTTTATGATTCAAGGCATTTTACTTATAATTGCCTTGGTTTTCTGCGCATTAGGAATGTTGGGGTGCTTTTGGGCAGGATTTGCTTTATTTAGTCAGATTCCGTTTTAG
- a CDS encoding universal stress protein has product MKILVAYDGSEASSNAIKYVRGLLANHKSLDVTILTVACNDAPFAKDFVANPTEALNACKSYFGDKLQKVKESLEAEGHKVNTLLEFGDAAQVIVDVVKKQGFDRVIMGRRGLSTLTGFVLGSVSAKVLANVDVPVTLVK; this is encoded by the coding sequence ATGAAAATTCTGGTAGCCTACGATGGTTCTGAGGCTTCTAGCAACGCTATTAAATACGTTCGTGGTCTTTTAGCTAACCACAAATCCCTGGATGTAACCATTCTTACGGTAGCTTGTAATGACGCCCCCTTTGCTAAGGACTTTGTAGCCAACCCTACGGAAGCCCTCAACGCTTGTAAGAGCTATTTTGGCGATAAACTCCAGAAGGTCAAAGAGTCTCTGGAAGCTGAAGGTCATAAGGTGAACACTCTCTTAGAGTTTGGGGATGCCGCTCAGGTAATTGTGGACGTCGTAAAAAAACAAGGCTTTGACCGTGTAATTATGGGACGCAGGGGCCTCTCCACCCTTACCGGCTTTGTCTTAGGCAGTGTCAGTGCTAAAGTACTGGCTAACGTAGATGTACCGGTTACTCTGGTAAAATAG
- the lepB gene encoding signal peptidase I — MSKKFLREWVATVVIALVLSLVVRTYIAEARWIPSESMLPTLKVGDHLLIDKAYYKLRGLERGDIVVFQAPPTAQEDKDLIKRVIGLPGEKIAIKDGIVYINDQPLDESYIFEKPHSDFNAIIIPEDKVFVMGDNRNNSYDSRYWGTLPMENIIGKAILLYYPFEHIEVFHD, encoded by the coding sequence ATGTCAAAAAAATTTCTACGCGAATGGGTAGCCACTGTGGTGATTGCCCTTGTCTTATCTTTAGTGGTACGAACCTATATTGCAGAAGCCCGCTGGATTCCCAGCGAGTCCATGCTCCCCACCTTAAAAGTAGGAGACCATTTACTCATTGATAAGGCTTATTATAAATTGCGTGGCCTTGAGAGAGGAGATATCGTAGTATTCCAAGCTCCCCCTACCGCCCAGGAGGATAAGGATTTAATTAAACGAGTGATTGGGCTACCGGGAGAAAAAATTGCCATAAAAGACGGTATTGTTTATATCAATGACCAACCACTAGACGAGTCCTATATTTTTGAAAAACCCCATAGTGATTTTAATGCCATTATCATTCCCGAAGATAAAGTATTTGTTATGGGAGACAATCGCAACAACAGCTATGATAGTCGATATTGGGGAACCTTGCCGATGGAAAATATCATTGGTAAAGCTATCCTTCTTTATTATCCTTTTGAGCATATCGAGGTTTTTCATGATTAA
- a CDS encoding transposase gives MELELKERLHLFFSNLSLEPYTVKLRSRLPQGAKGFRRDAILRALLAAPLVGISTFTGLVDRLKSDIRFRYQCGFGVGSVPSIATFSRVFQKITTLNLAEELFLALVKECREKGVISGEVIAIDSTAINAYEQKQARHKSKNTGNGDWGAKKDSFGNTVTWFGYKLHLAVDTESELPIAFEVTPANVNDGDLGPVLIEKVSSSVPENEKPKFYVMDAGYDQLKNYEAAHKNSAQAIIPLNLRNEKEPPAGMTSNGTPVCSMGYEMVYWGADKNILKFRCPHILGKVDCPFGSAWCSASNYGLVKKVNIKEDLRRYSSPHRNTRKWEELYDQRTAVERVNSRLKVHLTANRLHVWGIKKVKTHLLLNMIVLLVGALACKQSLQKAA, from the coding sequence ATGGAACTTGAATTAAAAGAACGATTGCATCTATTTTTTTCAAACTTATCCCTGGAACCATATACTGTCAAACTAAGAAGTCGATTACCCCAAGGAGCTAAAGGTTTTAGAAGAGATGCCATCTTGAGGGCATTGCTGGCAGCTCCCCTTGTTGGTATTAGCACATTTACCGGCTTGGTAGACCGTTTGAAATCTGATATACGGTTTCGTTATCAATGCGGATTTGGCGTAGGCAGTGTACCTTCCATAGCCACATTCAGCCGGGTATTTCAGAAGATAACAACCTTAAATTTGGCAGAAGAACTTTTCCTGGCCTTGGTGAAAGAGTGCCGCGAAAAAGGCGTTATCAGCGGCGAAGTGATTGCTATAGATAGTACGGCTATTAACGCTTACGAACAAAAACAAGCACGCCATAAAAGCAAGAATACAGGCAATGGCGATTGGGGAGCTAAAAAAGACTCCTTTGGCAATACCGTAACCTGGTTTGGCTACAAACTTCATCTGGCTGTGGATACCGAAAGCGAATTGCCTATAGCATTTGAAGTTACTCCTGCTAATGTGAATGATGGTGATCTTGGCCCGGTATTAATAGAAAAAGTTAGTTCATCTGTTCCTGAGAATGAAAAACCCAAGTTTTATGTTATGGACGCAGGCTATGACCAACTAAAGAACTATGAAGCAGCTCACAAAAATTCAGCCCAGGCCATTATTCCCTTAAACCTTCGTAACGAGAAAGAACCCCCTGCTGGAATGACATCCAATGGCACTCCGGTTTGCTCCATGGGTTATGAGATGGTCTACTGGGGAGCAGATAAGAACATTTTAAAATTTCGTTGCCCCCACATTCTCGGCAAGGTAGACTGTCCATTTGGTTCTGCCTGGTGTTCCGCTTCAAATTACGGGCTGGTCAAAAAAGTCAATATTAAAGAAGATCTGCGTCGTTACTCCAGTCCTCATCGAAACACCAGAAAATGGGAAGAGTTGTATGACCAGAGAACAGCCGTCGAGAGAGTAAATTCAAGACTAAAAGTTCATCTTACAGCCAATCGGTTGCATGTTTGGGGAATCAAAAAAGTTAAAACTCATCTGTTGCTAAACATGATTGTTTTATTGGTCGGCGCTTTGGCTTGTAAGCAATCACTACAAAAAGCAGCATAA
- a CDS encoding PAS domain-containing protein, with product MSQWVKEVPVALTVCDTEGKIIEMNDKACKNFAKDGGEALIGKNVLDCHPGKSREKLAQMLKNQETNCYTIEKNGVKKLLYQTPWYKDGVYQGIVEMIIELPQEIPHYVRK from the coding sequence ATGTCCCAGTGGGTTAAGGAAGTTCCTGTGGCCTTAACGGTATGTGATACCGAGGGAAAGATTATAGAGATGAATGACAAGGCCTGTAAAAACTTTGCCAAGGATGGCGGAGAGGCTCTCATCGGTAAAAATGTACTGGATTGTCACCCTGGTAAATCCCGGGAGAAACTGGCCCAAATGTTAAAGAATCAGGAAACCAATTGTTATACCATTGAAAAAAATGGGGTAAAAAAGCTTCTTTATCAGACACCCTGGTACAAAGATGGTGTGTATCAAGGAATTGTTGAAATGATTATTGAGTTACCCCAGGAAATACCACACTATGTGAGAAAATAA
- a CDS encoding site-specific DNA-methyltransferase, whose protein sequence is MQETSLNGKSMDMVAENIKKLKEIFPEVVTEDKIDFTMLRALLGEHIDDANERYSFTWHGKVAALRLSQTPSTGTLLPCQQESKDWAITQNLYLEGDNLEVLKLLQKSYHNKVKAIYIDPPYNTGKDFVYADDYRDTLENYLRLTGQRNRDGSRETAHSEMAGRYHTNWLNMMYPRLRLARNLLTDDGVIFISIDDNELDNLKKLCNEVFGENNFIDIFSWVKTETPANLSKKTKKAVEYILCYQKSKNDHKFKGLAKKSKSSNGLLNQTNARKRLVFPRHVVDTSLADGVYPAGKYGTNSYDITLVEDTEVKDGYFIRDVVLEGNFKWSQAKLNKEIEAGTKISIKTIAFSPSYERKEYEPEVPWNLINRSFNVKTNEEASKELERLFGCKVFDYPKPVSLIKYLLNFIVGKNDLVLDFFSGSATTAQAVMELNAEDDGQRKFILVQLPEACSPTSEAARAGYHNICEIGKERIRRAGEKIKEEQGDAVGLDTGFKVFKLASSNLKKWQPDGENSLEDMMTHYVEGRSELDVVYEIILKYGMELTLPVEEYELTGKKLYCVGKGALVICLADDISTDLAPGLIELKAKLNPEKMRVVFKDNGFSSDAMKTKMKELLKQAQIEDFVTV, encoded by the coding sequence ATGCAAGAAACATCCCTCAATGGCAAAAGTATGGATATGGTTGCAGAGAATATCAAGAAATTAAAGGAGATTTTTCCCGAGGTTGTAACCGAGGATAAAATTGATTTTACCATGCTGCGAGCCCTCTTGGGGGAACATATTGATGATGCCAATGAACGATATAGTTTTACCTGGCATGGTAAAGTAGCAGCCCTACGCTTGTCGCAAACTCCCTCCACCGGCACCCTCTTGCCCTGCCAGCAAGAAAGTAAGGATTGGGCAATCACTCAAAACCTCTATCTGGAGGGGGATAATCTGGAGGTTTTAAAACTTCTGCAAAAATCCTATCACAATAAGGTGAAAGCCATTTATATAGACCCACCCTATAATACAGGCAAGGATTTTGTTTATGCCGATGATTACCGGGATACCTTGGAAAACTACCTGCGTCTAACGGGGCAAAGGAACAGGGATGGTTCCCGAGAAACTGCCCATAGTGAAATGGCCGGACGCTACCACACCAACTGGCTTAATATGATGTACCCCAGGCTGAGGTTAGCCAGGAACTTACTGACAGATGATGGCGTAATTTTTATCAGTATTGATGACAATGAATTGGATAATTTAAAAAAGCTTTGCAACGAAGTCTTTGGGGAAAATAACTTCATAGATATATTCTCCTGGGTAAAAACCGAAACACCCGCCAACCTTTCGAAGAAAACCAAAAAAGCGGTGGAATATATCCTCTGCTATCAAAAAAGTAAAAACGATCATAAATTCAAAGGGCTGGCCAAAAAGAGCAAAAGCAGTAACGGCTTATTAAACCAGACCAATGCCAGGAAAAGGTTGGTCTTTCCCAGGCATGTGGTGGATACATCCTTGGCAGATGGGGTTTATCCGGCAGGTAAATATGGTACCAACAGTTATGATATTACCCTGGTAGAAGATACAGAGGTCAAGGATGGTTATTTTATTAGAGATGTAGTGCTGGAAGGCAATTTTAAATGGAGCCAGGCCAAATTAAATAAGGAAATAGAAGCGGGCACTAAAATATCCATCAAGACCATCGCTTTTTCCCCTTCTTACGAAAGGAAAGAATATGAGCCGGAAGTTCCCTGGAATTTAATTAATCGAAGTTTTAATGTGAAAACCAACGAAGAGGCCAGTAAGGAACTGGAACGGTTATTTGGCTGTAAAGTCTTTGATTATCCGAAACCGGTCAGTTTGATCAAATATCTTTTAAACTTTATTGTTGGTAAAAACGATTTGGTGCTGGATTTCTTCTCAGGCTCTGCCACCACGGCCCAGGCGGTGATGGAGTTAAATGCCGAGGATGACGGCCAACGAAAATTTATCCTGGTGCAACTGCCAGAAGCATGTTCACCTACTTCCGAGGCTGCCAGAGCAGGCTACCATAATATCTGCGAGATAGGTAAAGAGCGTATTCGCAGGGCCGGGGAAAAAATAAAAGAGGAACAGGGAGATGCAGTGGGGCTGGATACCGGCTTTAAAGTGTTCAAACTGGCCAGTTCCAATTTAAAAAAGTGGCAGCCAGATGGGGAAAACAGCCTGGAGGATATGATGACACACTACGTTGAGGGGAGAAGCGAGCTTGATGTAGTTTATGAAATCATATTGAAATACGGCATGGAACTGACCTTACCTGTGGAAGAGTATGAATTAACCGGCAAAAAGCTGTATTGCGTTGGTAAGGGGGCCCTGGTGATTTGTCTAGCTGACGATATTTCCACTGATTTGGCCCCGGGCCTTATTGAACTGAAAGCAAAGCTTAACCCCGAGAAAATGCGAGTGGTTTTTAAAGATAACGGGTTTAGCAGCGATGCCATGAAAACTAAAATGAAAGAGCTATTAAAACAAGCCCAAATTGAGGATTTTGTAACAGTATAG
- a CDS encoding DUF5050 domain-containing protein yields the protein MKKITWVLLIATLILSCFCSQAVFAAQRDVTVNIPTFDVTLNGLKIDNSTNQYPLIVYKNITYFPMTYYDSRFLGLESQWDKNTGLTIVKTGANWEYYKYPSPVKNAGSYTAQIAPFQVTVNGRKIDNSNEEYPLLVFRGVTYFPLTWRFAVDEFGWEYSFDQNNGLVINADSGLVAVGLTLPVATLSNGAIGALTMAGDYLYYQGSQGKIYQAPVSDTSAARPIYQLPIDGYTEDWIVFASLQNVNGKAYLKYHTGGATMGSDHLIWLKEDGTSEKIDSGYFARKEYDNYTIRVDQWVPPFPNNLQVKKTGEKSYQTVGNPDYLYGWIIRPDQSGSPSDDLCLIGEDIYLLGYLRSDNQQSTTGIYRVNINTNATERVCETPASGFKIVDDIIYFVDLNNYLYQVPIQGGAAVRLTDVAVGEYEVLNGKIYYTSPARDNELFILGRDDSINPGGQVKNLEIQEGNLVATFHKEGKSPYKMLIINKDGNVIYKTTENVLLARLENDKVVFIKED from the coding sequence TTGAAAAAAATAACATGGGTTCTTTTGATAGCAACCTTAATTTTGAGTTGTTTTTGCTCCCAGGCAGTATTTGCTGCCCAGCGGGATGTTACGGTAAATATTCCCACCTTCGATGTAACTCTCAATGGTCTTAAGATTGACAACTCAACTAACCAATATCCTTTAATTGTCTATAAAAACATAACCTATTTTCCCATGACTTATTATGATAGTAGATTCTTAGGGCTGGAGAGTCAGTGGGATAAAAACACAGGGCTTACCATAGTAAAAACGGGTGCTAATTGGGAGTATTATAAATATCCATCTCCAGTAAAAAATGCAGGCAGTTATACGGCCCAAATTGCCCCCTTCCAGGTTACAGTGAATGGGAGAAAAATTGATAATAGCAACGAGGAATATCCTTTGCTGGTATTTCGAGGGGTTACCTATTTTCCGCTGACCTGGAGATTTGCTGTTGATGAATTTGGCTGGGAGTATTCATTTGACCAGAATAACGGTCTGGTAATCAATGCCGATAGCGGTCTGGTGGCTGTTGGCCTGACTCTTCCCGTTGCAACCCTGTCAAACGGGGCTATAGGCGCCCTTACCATGGCCGGAGATTATTTATACTATCAAGGTTCCCAGGGTAAGATCTATCAGGCTCCTGTTTCTGACACATCTGCCGCAAGGCCGATTTATCAACTGCCCATAGACGGATATACCGAGGATTGGATTGTCTTTGCTTCCTTGCAAAACGTGAACGGCAAAGCTTACCTTAAATATCATACCGGTGGGGCGACCATGGGCTCCGATCATCTTATTTGGCTAAAGGAAGACGGTACTTCAGAAAAAATAGACAGCGGTTATTTTGCCCGTAAAGAATATGATAACTATACCATTCGGGTTGATCAGTGGGTGCCGCCTTTCCCTAATAATTTGCAGGTGAAAAAGACCGGGGAAAAGTCTTATCAAACTGTAGGTAATCCGGATTACTTGTATGGCTGGATAATCAGGCCTGACCAGTCAGGCTCACCCAGTGACGATCTCTGTCTGATTGGGGAAGATATTTACCTGCTGGGTTATTTGAGAAGTGATAATCAACAGTCCACCACGGGTATTTATCGAGTCAACATTAATACTAACGCCACAGAAAGAGTGTGTGAGACTCCCGCCAGTGGTTTTAAAATAGTGGATGATATCATTTACTTTGTCGATCTAAACAATTATCTTTATCAAGTTCCCATCCAGGGAGGGGCAGCGGTAAGACTAACTGATGTGGCAGTGGGTGAGTATGAGGTACTAAATGGAAAGATATACTATACCAGTCCGGCAAGAGATAATGAACTTTTTATCCTTGGCAGGGATGACTCTATCAATCCCGGCGGACAGGTTAAAAATCTCGAAATTCAGGAAGGGAATTTGGTAGCAACCTTCCACAAGGAAGGTAAATCACCCTATAAAATGCTGATAATAAATAAGGATGGTAATGTTATTTATAAAACCACAGAAAATGTTTTGTTGGCAAGGCTGGAAAATGACAAGGTGGTTTTTATTAAAGAAGATTAA
- the cls gene encoding cardiolipin synthase, whose amino-acid sequence MFILVKLTNYYTWISVSLSVLSILIVLFIIGKDENAAYRIGWIILIMALPLFGGLFYLFFGNKRPVKSMRLRLNREHRKAVDLLQDDPSVLEEIAQLDARTLGTCRYLRENSSYPVYKNTATTYYPSGESMYQDMLCELEKAQHFIFLEYFIVREGTMWNSILEILSSKAAAGVDVRLIYDDFGSLFLPTDFTSQMKKRGIKCLAFNKFRPIVSLVMNNRDHRKILVIDGHTAFNGGINLADEYINKVEKYGHWKDTGLRLKGEAVWSYTLMFLEMWNAFKESNDSFENFKPPTHAERHVECRGYVQPFADTPLDNEAISENVYIELLSQAKRYVYIFTPYLIVDNEMKSALCLAAKRGVDVRIVTPGIPDKRIVHRLTRSNYVPLLQAGVRIYEYTPGFMHAKSYVCDDEFAIVGTINMDYRSLYLHFECGTLLYRTDTVMDIKKDFLETILKSKEITLSDCRTGFFGSLFDAVLRALAPLF is encoded by the coding sequence ATGTTTATACTTGTAAAACTAACGAATTATTATACTTGGATCAGTGTCTCCCTCTCAGTATTGAGTATTCTGATTGTCCTATTCATCATTGGCAAAGATGAAAATGCCGCTTATCGCATTGGTTGGATTATTTTGATTATGGCTCTACCGTTGTTTGGTGGCCTCTTTTACCTATTCTTTGGCAACAAGAGACCGGTCAAATCAATGCGTCTTCGACTAAATAGAGAACATCGTAAAGCCGTTGATTTGCTGCAAGATGATCCCAGTGTACTGGAAGAAATCGCTCAACTGGATGCACGCACCCTGGGAACCTGTCGGTATCTTAGGGAAAACAGCTCCTACCCGGTTTATAAAAACACAGCCACCACCTATTATCCTTCAGGTGAAAGTATGTATCAAGATATGCTGTGTGAATTAGAAAAGGCTCAACACTTTATTTTTCTCGAGTATTTCATTGTCCGGGAAGGAACCATGTGGAACAGCATCCTTGAAATACTTTCCAGCAAAGCCGCCGCAGGTGTAGACGTTCGGTTAATATACGACGATTTCGGTTCTCTTTTTCTGCCCACTGACTTCACCAGTCAAATGAAGAAAAGAGGTATTAAATGTCTGGCATTTAATAAATTCAGGCCCATCGTCTCCTTGGTCATGAATAATCGCGATCACAGGAAAATCTTAGTAATTGATGGACATACAGCCTTTAATGGCGGAATTAATTTAGCTGACGAATATATTAACAAGGTAGAAAAATACGGCCACTGGAAGGATACAGGTCTGCGCTTGAAGGGTGAGGCAGTATGGAGTTATACCTTAATGTTTCTAGAAATGTGGAATGCCTTTAAGGAAAGCAACGACTCCTTCGAAAACTTTAAACCGCCCACCCATGCTGAGCGGCATGTAGAGTGTCGCGGATATGTACAACCCTTTGCAGATACGCCACTGGACAATGAAGCAATCAGCGAAAATGTTTATATCGAACTCCTTTCCCAGGCTAAAAGGTATGTTTATATCTTTACACCCTACCTTATTGTAGACAATGAGATGAAATCTGCCCTATGCTTGGCTGCTAAAAGAGGCGTGGATGTACGAATTGTCACCCCGGGTATTCCAGACAAGAGAATTGTCCATAGGCTTACCCGTTCCAATTACGTCCCGCTGTTGCAGGCCGGCGTTAGGATATACGAATATACACCTGGTTTTATGCATGCCAAGAGCTATGTATGCGATGACGAGTTTGCCATTGTTGGTACCATTAACATGGATTACCGAAGCCTTTATCTGCACTTTGAGTGCGGTACCCTGCTTTATAGAACTGACACTGTCATGGATATCAAGAAAGATTTCCTGGAGACCATTTTAAAAAGTAAAGAAATAACCCTTAGCGACTGTCGAACCGGATTTTTTGGTAGCTTATTTGATGCGGTTCTGAGGGCTTTGGCACCGCTTTTTTAA
- a CDS encoding DNA polymerase IV — protein MVLSRVILLCDMNSFFASVHQALDPKLRGKPVVVGGDPAKRTGIVLAASVEAKKSYGIKTGMTVAEARACSQEIIFVSPSFEDYVDFSTRINSILRDFSDLVEPFSIDESFVDITGCLRILGSPLEIARKIQRRINTEIGVGVNIGIGPSKLVAKMAAELEKPNKIISLTLEDWPRKIWPLPVKELYGVGSRIGRWLNQIGVRTIGDLAALPPDILKKRYGLIGEVLHYSAHGIDFSPVDPHSMDVIKSVGNQITLPRDYRGFDQIKVVILELAEEVAQRARKAGCLGKRVSLTIKDPNFTSETHSRTLPSYTDITQEIYDAAVFLLKKHWDTQVRARLVGLTLSGLLRQEGKQLDLLTERDKQERIDRATDLIRSRWGQHSIKRAVSLTECGVYHER, from the coding sequence GTGGTTTTGTCCAGGGTAATTTTGCTATGCGACATGAACAGCTTTTTTGCCTCGGTTCATCAAGCCTTAGATCCGAAACTGCGGGGTAAACCTGTGGTGGTGGGTGGAGATCCGGCCAAGCGAACCGGCATTGTTTTGGCGGCCAGCGTAGAGGCTAAAAAAAGCTATGGGATTAAAACAGGTATGACAGTGGCAGAGGCCAGGGCATGCTCCCAGGAAATAATTTTTGTTTCCCCTTCCTTTGAAGATTATGTAGACTTCTCTACCAGAATCAATAGTATCTTAAGGGATTTTAGCGATCTGGTAGAACCCTTTTCCATTGATGAAAGCTTTGTGGATATTACCGGTTGCCTAAGGATTTTGGGCAGCCCCTTGGAAATCGCGAGAAAAATTCAAAGACGAATCAATACCGAAATAGGGGTAGGAGTTAATATTGGCATTGGTCCTTCCAAGTTGGTGGCCAAGATGGCTGCCGAACTGGAAAAACCTAATAAAATCATTTCCCTTACCCTGGAGGATTGGCCTCGGAAGATATGGCCCCTGCCAGTCAAGGAGCTTTATGGTGTGGGCTCGCGCATTGGCCGCTGGCTCAACCAAATAGGGGTAAGAACCATTGGGGATTTGGCTGCGCTGCCGCCGGATATTCTTAAAAAAAGGTATGGACTCATTGGGGAGGTATTGCATTACTCTGCCCATGGTATCGATTTTAGTCCGGTGGACCCCCATTCCATGGATGTTATTAAGAGTGTGGGAAATCAGATTACCCTGCCCAGGGATTACCGCGGGTTTGACCAGATCAAGGTGGTTATTTTGGAATTAGCCGAGGAGGTGGCCCAGCGGGCCCGTAAGGCAGGATGTTTGGGCAAGCGGGTAAGTTTAACCATTAAAGATCCCAATTTTACCAGCGAGACCCATTCCAGAACGTTACCGTCCTATACAGATATTACCCAGGAAATTTATGATGCGGCGGTGTTTTTACTGAAAAAACATTGGGATACCCAGGTGAGGGCAAGGCTGGTGGGACTGACACTTTCGGGGTTGCTTCGGCAGGAGGGAAAACAGTTGGATTTATTGACTGAACGAGATAAACAGGAAAGAATAGATCGGGCCACGGATCTGATTCGTTCCCGTTGGGGGCAGCATAGTATTAAACGGGCTGTATCCCTGACAGAATGTGGGGTTTACCATGAACGATAA